A genomic window from Phoenix dactylifera cultivar Barhee BC4 chromosome 7, palm_55x_up_171113_PBpolish2nd_filt_p, whole genome shotgun sequence includes:
- the LOC103710610 gene encoding adenosylhomocysteinase-like translates to MALLVGKTSSGREYKVKDLSQADFGRLEIELAEVEMPGLMACRSEFGPSQPLKGARISGSLHMTIQTAVLIETLTALGAEVRWCSCNIFSTQDHAAAAIARDSVAVFAWKGETLQEYWWCTERCLDWGPAGGPDLIVDDGGDATLLIHEGVKAEEEYEKTGKMPDPASTDNAEFQIVLGLIRDSLKVDPKKYTKMKERLVGVSEETTTGVKRLYQMQANGTLLFPAINVNDSVTKSKFDNLYGCRHSLPDGLMRATDVMIAGKVAVVCGYGDVGKGCAAALKQAGARVIVTEIDPICALQALMEGIPVLTLEDVVSEADIFVTTTGNKDIIMVDHMRKMKNNAIVCNIGHFDNEIDMHGLETYPGVKRITIKPQTDRWVFPETNTGIIVLAEGRLMNLGCATGHPSFVMSCSFTNQVIAQLELWKEKSSGKYEKKVYVLPKHLDEKVAALHLGKLGAKLTKLTPSQAEYISVPTEGPYKPPHYRY, encoded by the exons ATGGCTCTCCTCGTGGGGAAGACCTCCTCCGGGCGCGAGTACAAGGTGAAGGACCTCTCCCAGGCCGACTTCGGCCGGCTCGAGATCGAGCTCGCGGAGGTGGAGATGCCCGGCCTCATGGCCTGCCGCTCCGAGTTCGGTCCCTCCCAGCCCTTGAAGGGTGCCCGCATCTCCGGCTCCCTCCACATGACTATCCAGACCGCCGTCCTCATCGAGACCCTCACCGCCCTCGGCGCCGAGGTCCGTTGGTGCTCCTGCAACATCTTCTCCACCCAGGAccacgccgccgccgccatcgcCCGGGACTCTGTCGCCGTCTTTGCCTGGAAGGGCGAGACCCTCCAGGAGTACTGGTGGTGCACCGAGCGCTGCCTCGACTGGGGCCCCGCAGGCGGGCCGGACCTCATCGTCGACGACGGTGGCGACGCCACCCTCCTCATCCACGAGGGGGTCAAGGCCGAGGAGGAGTACGAGAAGACCGGCAAGATGCCCGACCCGGCCTCCACCGACAATGCCGAGTTCCAGATCGTGCTTGGGCTCATCAGGGACAGCCTCAAGGTGGATCCCAAGAAGTACACCAAGATGAAGGAGAGGCTCGTCGGCGTCTCCGAGGAGACCACCACCGGGGTCAAGCGGCTGTACCAGATGCAGGCCAATGGGACCCTCCTCTTCCCCGCCATCAATGTCAACGACTCCGTCACCAAGAGCAAG TTCGATAACTTGTATGGATGTCGCCACTCTCTCCCTGATGGGCTCATGAGAGCCACCGACGTGATGATTGCCGGCAAGGTCGCGGTGGTGTGTGGATATGGAGATGTGGGCAAGGGCTGCGCCGCTGCCCTCAAGCAGGCTGGAGCCCGTGTGATCGTCACCGAGATTGATCCCATCTGTGCCCTCCAGGCCCTGATGGAGGGCATCCCTGTCCTCACCTTGGAGGATGTCGTCTCTGAAGCTGATATCTTTGTGACCACCACGGGGAACAAGGATATCATCATGGTGGAccacatgaggaagatgaagaacaaTGCCATTGTCTGCAACATTGGTCACTTCGACAATGAGATTGACATGCATGGGCTGGAGACCTATCCAGGAGTTAAGCGCATTACCATCAAGCCCCAGACAGATCGCTGGGTCTTCCCAGAGACCAACACCGGAATCATTGTCCTCGCCGAGGGGCGTCTCATGAACCTTGGATGTGCCACCGGCCACCCAAGCTTTGTCATGTCCTGCTCCTTCACCAATCAG GTGATAGCTCAGTTGGAGCTGTGGAAGGAGAAGTCCAGCGGCAAGTATGAGAAGAAGGTGTATGTGTTGCCCAAGCACTTGGATGAGAAGGTCGCGGCCCTCCATCTGGGCAAGCTGGGAGCCAAGCTCACCAAGCTCACTCCATCCCAGGCTGAGTACATCAGTGTTCCAACTGAGGGCCCCTACAAGCCCCCTCACTACAGGTACTAG